GTCAGAGACTTTGCGGCTAAGGGCAGCGGGCTCCAGCTCCTCCCGAGGGGAAAGGGACTCCAGGTCCCGACACACTACATCATCCTCCTCCGGCGAGGGCTTCTTGTCCAAGAGTGAGGCTTTCTCCAGCGAGGGGTCCCCGTCCTCCTCTGTGTGAACGCCTACTAAGGTATCAGATTCTGTGTTGTCGCCGTCACTGCTAGGAACTGTCTGAGCAGGCCAAACCTCAACTAGGCCTGTATTTGGAAGCAGggtctgctgctgttgttgttgctgctgctgctgctgctgctgttgctgctgctgctgctgcagctgctgttgttgcatcagctgctgttgttgttgcatcagcagctgctgctgctgttgttgctgctgctgctgttgttgttgcagaAGCTGGTGTTGTtgcagttgctgctgctggtgttgttgcaGCAACTGGTGCTGCTGGATAAGGTTGTTCTGGATCAGAACACTCTCCTGCAGGTTGGGCTGGGAGTCTTCAAAGTTCTGGCCGGCATAGGAGCCAGCAGCTGGGGAAGCGATGAGAGACTGGTCGCTTGTCTCCCAGGCATCGGAGGAGCCCAGGCAATACATGCCCTGGGAGACGTAGGAATGGGGCCAGCTGTCGTACTGTGCCTGGGCCACGTGATCTTCAGACAAGCCAGAAGGAGAAAGGATCAAAACAAGAAAGGGGAGACAGAGAAGGTCAAGATGAAAAACAGAGTGGACAAGTCTCAGTCATAAGGTGGGGAGGCTCATTTAGAAGGGGAGCATGAAGGAGACACAATTCTAGGGACATTGGAGCTGGCCATGTCGTGCGATTTAAGCAGAAGAAGATCAGACCAATGCTGCATCCAGCCAAGCATACTGTCTCagatagtggccaaccagttactctggagagtCAATGACAAGGTATAGAGTCTTTCCCACAATTTGgtctcttggcactggtattcagaggtttactgtccCTAAATGTGGAGATTTCCTGTATCCCAGATGATGGTTCATTTATTGGCATGATATTGAGGATGGGTTTGGTATCTGAGGGGACCTCAGAAGGAATTCATCTGGGGGCCATGATCTTTCCTCTTAGTTGCCAGTCTTTGCAGCATTTGGCTATTtatcctccaaggaactcaaggtggcatacCTGGTGCTTCTTTCACATGTTAGCCTCACAAAAATCTTGTGAAGAAGGTTAGGCTGActgtgtgtgaatggcccaagagcacccaggaagcttccacagcagagtggggattcaaacctgggtgtccCTACTCTGATGCTCTTCCTGTTTCACTAAACTGGCTTACAGCAATGTAAACCAGGACGGACACTCACCAAGGAATTAAACTTGCATCCTTCCCATCAGTACAGACCAGACTTCTATACCTCTGGTACAGACGCTcttggggacatgtggggtaatggggtcacgtggggggcggagcctggctgggctgctgccgtgcacccctcagccccaccctgccaggctgctcctgacatcagggggagtcactgcccaaataaggagctccctccacctcccagcaggctgggcttcctcaaacccagcccagaggtggagagagctccttatttgggcaatgacatcagggggagtcactgcccaaataagaagctccctctgcctcccgggtttGAGGAagtccagccagccagggttTCCCTTCACCCtcggaggagggcagcaacaagcggcttgtgcagccacagggaggacgtcctggccacgcccccagcctcgacAGAGGCCTGAAGAaccggctggtaagcaggactcatgtataagccgagggggcatttttcagccttaaaacaggttatacgtgagtatatacggtacttgtaGTCTTAAGCCcacagcttatacgcgagtatatacggtacttgtaGTCTTAAGCCCATCTTTGCCCCCTCGCCTTAGAAGACAGAAAGGTCAACACTCACCCTGGTTCTCCATCACCTCACTGTAGTTGCCAGCTTGGTTCTCCTGGGTGGAATTGACACTGACATCCTCGCCATCCATGGAAGACCAAGCCATGAGGGTGGCCTCGGAGATAGCAAATTGCTGCATCACCCCTGCGTTACAAAGAATTAGACAGGGAGAGAAGGATAATGATGGAAGATGTAGCTCTCCATCTCTTCCTTGCTACTTCAGCTGTTGGCCCTTTGGTGCTTCAACAACTCTGCTTATGTCTTGCTGAGGAGGAGATGTGATTGGGGTGGCTCATCCCTGTAGTATAGTCTAGCCTCCTGTATCTCTCTACCAGTTAACAATTGCCAAGACATACAGCTGATCACCCTTCAGTTAAGAATTATCCATTGTGTGGTCCCATATACATTATGTTCTGGATTTCCACAATAATGAATTAATACAGAATAAGGTTGCCAATTAACCAGGAAGAAAAATAGCCTAGCTATTTTGAAGAGAAGACGAATTTGAGttcataccttgcttttctcaaccttaaggagtctcaaagcagcttataaactcctttccttcctctccccacaacaggcactttgtaaggtaggaggggctgagagagttccaaagaactgtgactggcccaaggtctcctaacaggcttcatgtggaggagtgggaaaacaaatttggttcaccagaataTGGAGAACTGTGCTCACATGGAGAACTGtgagatcaaacctggttcttcagatgaaagtccaccactcttcaccactacaccatgctggcaaaacCAACCACTGGAAAAGCAAGGAGCTAAGCTCCTTTAGGTATTTGTTTTTGTTGCTCCTTATGTATTTGCTTGACCTATGCATTGTACCTCAGGGATCCCCAAATTTGTTGACCCTGTGTGCACTTTATGAAAGACTATGGAGCACCACTACAAAACGGTCGCCAAAACACTGGAAGGTTCTGCAAAATGTCAAGTTCCAACACCTGCAGCTTCATACGATATAGGCAGTTGTTTCCAAACAAGTGCTCCCCGCAAACCCAAAGGGAGGTCCCACtgacccaggggtagggaacctgcggctctccagatgttcaggaactacaattcccatcagcctctgtcagcatggccaattggccatgctggtaggggctgatgggaattgtagttcctgaacatctggagagccgcaggttccctacccctgcactgaCCTCTTCTTAAACACCTCCAGCATCACAGAGGATAAAGAAAGCCAGGAGTAGCCCTTTGCTTTTGGAAGAAAACAGCGTTTGGCTTCAGTTTCCAAAGAAAACTCCAAGCAAGGTAATGGGAAGAGATATCCAGTCCCAGAAATGTAATGAAATTTCTGGATTTCCTTAGGGCTGGAaagtaggagctgggaaacactGGTGGGCACCATGGTATCCACAGTGGTTGCCACACTGAGGATCTGTACTGTCCACAAAGAGCTCTAGCGCTGGACTCAGCCCTATTCACAGGGAACAGTTGCCAGACCTCATCTAAGCATTCAgcttttggcaaccctaatccagaACAGTTGCCACATCCTGATTCCACATCAGAAATCACTAACGCCATTATAATTTCTAATCTTCCTATGAGAAAGCATTCAAAAAGTAGAGAGAAAATACAAACCTTTCAACCATTTTAAGCACTTTAGTTAATGAATGAATATAGGTTAACTAGAAACATAGGTGTGGCGCTCAGGGATCCCAGCTGCTACCCTGGCCCAAATGCCGTGACCTGTGGGGTCCCTCCTGTGGCTTCAGTCAGGGTCCAATGTCTTCTCTAGAGTCGAGAGGGTGACCCAACTGGTTGCCAAGGGGCCTTTGGAGGGGCAACAGCAACCAagcttttttcctcctttgccaTCAGGACCCCTGGCTGTTATATCCCTCTCCGTCTGCATTCCCTGCTCCCGGGATTCCAGCCTCGCCCCCGCCTCCCAGTGACGTAGATATACATTTTTAATgaggtgggttcagtgactgagctgactttccagCTGTTtcgttccatgcattgtttcaagcaagctggacatgtaatgggaggggttagaacctgtggaaaaaaaaacccttacctttCCTCCCTGAGGCATCAGACCCCAAATCCCTGCCTGGCTGCTCTTTGCTGCTTCCTGCACTGGGCGGCTCTAGAACCTGGGAGGCTGCAGGCTTCTTCTccgccctgcccctcccttctgtGGCTTCACTCCAGAAATGTCACATCAGGCAGGGAGCACCAGGGTCATTACTCTGCAGCTGCTCCTGGTGCTGGCAGGCTTCTAGCGTTCCCGGGCGAaggttcagaggcgtagctccaaggggacggggggatgCACAACGCACCAGGGGTGCGTCCCTGTGGGGGTGCAGCAAGGGCATTCtgtgggtgtggcgggggcattccagggtgggggcattctggtgcgggggatgcaccagtgcactgggctaCGCCTCTGCGAAGGTGACTCTCTTTTGGACCCTGGCTGCTCCTGGGGCCCCTCTTCTTGCCATCCCAACGCATTGTCATCCCAGCCAGGGCCTTgtggggagggctggcatgctAGGCTGAAGTGGGAAAAAGGGTGGCGTCAGGGAGTCCGGCGACAGGGATTCTGGGTATGGGGTTGTTGCTGAAAACAGAATTGTGCttaagtccctccctcccctaaaATATGGTGAAATGTATGCCTTCCTATCATTTTATTGAGTATTTTTCGGCCCCCAAGGAGCCAGAGAGCAATGCAGAGCAGGTGGCTGAGGAGGAAACGCACAGCGTAACAGCATCAAAATGTGAAGTAAGTAGCAGGGCACGTTGTGGAGACAAAATGGGAACTTGACGCAGGGCTGCTGTTTTGGAGGCAgcactggggttttttaaatcaaatataCTGCATATACAACCCAGACCAATAACAGGAAAGGTTCACTCACAAGGCAATTCAATTGATCCATGCCCCCACACATATGCCCCAACCAAACACTGGTGGGTAATCAATGAGCGGATGCATACCTGCAAGGAACCGGGCCTCCTTCTCGCCATCACTCAGGTCAGAGTAGGCATCGGCATCCTTGCGGATGGTTTCGTGGGTGTGCACTTGCTGTGTGGTGGACCCTTGGCCCCAGCCCTGCCACTCGATCATGTGAGCAACACGACCACTGCCCATGGCTGTGGGTTTGGTGACGTGATCCTTCATGCTGCGAGATATCCCTAAGGCgccagacattaaaaaaaacaagaagggGCTATTATACAGTCCCAGGGCCCTTTGCGGTTTCATTCTGGGTTGGGCCCACTTTTACTCCagcccctctgcacatgcagaacaatgcactttcaattcactttcacaattgtttgtaagtggattttactatttcactgcaaaatgcattgaatgtggattgaaagtgcattattctgcttgtgcagaaggagcctctgttTCCCCCACGTCTCATTCACATATACCTCTCTACAAAGCACACATTCAGTACGGTTGCTCTTGACTACCTCCAAAGCCCCTCTCTCCAAACACGCTTGTATGGACACACTTCATTCATAGCTGAGTTTGCTGATTATTATGGACAAAGTTCAACCATacagtcccgtggtggcgaacctttggcactccagatgttatggactacaattcccatggccaattggccatgctggaaggggctgatgggaattgcagtccataacatctggagtgccaaaggttcgccaccactgatatagtctGTCAAGGTAACACTGCATGTCTGCAGACCCCTGAAACATCTGTTTTCCTGAACAATGTTTTGGGAGAGTTCTCCAGAATAAATGTGCTTCTTATTAcaaaaagtgctttgaaaatatGAATAGTCCATGCAAATGAACAACAGGTAAGAAATCGCATTGTTAAGTATGTGTTAGTTACGTTTTAAAAGCTAAACAAGTTGTAAACCTACTTTAATGCATGACAATTTACTGTGTCATTAAAATAAGGAAAGGTAATGCTTTACTGGGGCTTTTTCACTCCCAGAGTTTACACGAGAGGCCTCCAACTCTGCATTTCCTGACCTTTCTGGCAGATGAAAGAACCTGAGCCCTCAAGACTTGAGGATGTTACATCCACAGGCAGAGCCTGAAGACagtggtaatttttttaaataaaaaaagagattgAGGCTATCTTTTTATCTTATCTCCAAACTCAGTCATTCTCTACCTCAGAGGGATCAAGACCAGGTGAACATACTGAGGAAAGGTTGAATTGCTTTAACATTTATAATGCGAACTGAAGAAAATAGCTTGTCCTCTTGCTTCTGGCTTTTCATACCAAGATTAACTCCTTCCCCCTAAAGACCTGCGGTTAATAGCTGTCGACAAACGGACAGCTCATTTCTCTGTGGGACAGTTACAGAAATTTTCTTAGCTATGAGAAATTACTCCATCCTCCCAGTTTAGGGTTTCCAGGCAGTGCAAAAATCAGGGTCCAGCAACTAGCAGTAGGCCTATGGGCAGAGATATTCAGTGGGAGTCATGATACTGGCTGTGGCATCATGCCACTTCTGGTAAAAGAACAGAAGTGACAtatgtagctctaggaattaccaaCATTCATTGTTttactctatggttttaccattgcAACAATTAATACAATCATCCTATGTCatgtcggggaggggggggtatttttctgctctgagcagcagtgggcaaGGGGCATTTAGGGTAGGGGGTTTCCTTCCCAGACCAGGTCTTGAGCAGCCGTACCCAGGTTAGAATGAAACTGTGAAATACTGAactgaactatttatttattttctttatttatatcccgcctttctccccaatcgagacaaaagcagctcacatcattctcttttcctctgcTTTTGCTCACAGCAACCCTTttgctcacagcaaccctgtgaggtaagttagattgagagtgtgtgacaagCTTTTCATACCAAGATTAACTCCTTCCCCCTGTGaaaaaggcagctgtgaaaaaggcaaactctatgctggggatcattagaaaaggaattgataataaaactgcaaagattgtcatgcccttatataaagcagtggtgcgaccgcacttggagtactgtgtccagttctggtcgccgcatctcaaaaaggatattgaggagatagaaaaagtgcagagaagggcaacaaggatgattgagggactggagcaccttccctatgaggagaggctgcagcgtttgggactctttagtttggagaggaggcggctgagggggggatatgattgaagtctacaaaattatgcatggggtagaaaatgttgacagagagacatttttctctctttctcacaatactagaaccaggggacattcattgaaaatgctgggggggaagaattaggactaataaaaggaaacacttcttcacgcaacgtgtgattggtgtttggaatatgctgccacaggaggtggtgatggccactaacctggatagctgtaaaaggggcttggacagatttatggaggagaagttgatttatggctaccaatcttgatcctctttgatctgagattgcaaatgccttaacagaccaggtga
The DNA window shown above is from Sphaerodactylus townsendi isolate TG3544 linkage group LG07, MPM_Stown_v2.3, whole genome shotgun sequence and carries:
- the FAM131B gene encoding protein FAM131B isoform X2, giving the protein MRTKHSEQKLPDCGHTAQKTCNNQLSCSLHLLLFPRKGNEVIAVDWKGLRDVDQINMDSTSSLHGSSIHRPSTEQTRTDFSWDGINLSMEDTTSILPKLKRNSNAYGIGALAKSSFSGISRSMKDHVTKPTAMGSGRVAHMIEWQGWGQGSTTQQVHTHETIRKDADAYSDLSDGEKEARFLAGVMQQFAISEATLMAWSSMDGEDVSVNSTQENQAGNYSEVMENQDHVAQAQYDSWPHSYVSQGMYCLGSSDAWETSDQSLIASPAAGSYAGQNFEDSQPNLQESVLIQNNLIQQHQLLQQHQQQQLQQHQLLQQQQQQQQQQQQQLLMQQQQQLMQQQQLQQQQQQQQQQQQQQQQQQQTLLPNTGLVEVWPAQTVPSSDGDNTESDTLVGVHTEEDGDPSLEKASLLDKKPSPEEDDVVCRDLESLSPREELEPAALSRKVSDVTSSGVQSFDEEEGEANN
- the FAM131B gene encoding protein FAM131B isoform X1, which encodes MRTKHSEQKLPDCGHTAQKTCNNQLSCSLHLLLFPRKGNEVIAVDWKGLRDVDQINMDSTSSLHGSSIHRPSTEQTRTDFSWDGINLSMEDTTSILPKLKRNSNAYGIGALAKSSFSGALGISRSMKDHVTKPTAMGSGRVAHMIEWQGWGQGSTTQQVHTHETIRKDADAYSDLSDGEKEARFLAGVMQQFAISEATLMAWSSMDGEDVSVNSTQENQAGNYSEVMENQDHVAQAQYDSWPHSYVSQGMYCLGSSDAWETSDQSLIASPAAGSYAGQNFEDSQPNLQESVLIQNNLIQQHQLLQQHQQQQLQQHQLLQQQQQQQQQQQQQLLMQQQQQLMQQQQLQQQQQQQQQQQQQQQQQQQTLLPNTGLVEVWPAQTVPSSDGDNTESDTLVGVHTEEDGDPSLEKASLLDKKPSPEEDDVVCRDLESLSPREELEPAALSRKVSDVTSSGVQSFDEEEGEANN
- the FAM131B gene encoding protein FAM131B isoform X3; its protein translation is MGCIGSRTVGNEVIAVDWKGLRDVDQINMDSTSSLHGSSIHRPSTEQTRTDFSWDGINLSMEDTTSILPKLKRNSNAYGIGALAKSSFSGALGISRSMKDHVTKPTAMGSGRVAHMIEWQGWGQGSTTQQVHTHETIRKDADAYSDLSDGEKEARFLAGVMQQFAISEATLMAWSSMDGEDVSVNSTQENQAGNYSEVMENQDHVAQAQYDSWPHSYVSQGMYCLGSSDAWETSDQSLIASPAAGSYAGQNFEDSQPNLQESVLIQNNLIQQHQLLQQHQQQQLQQHQLLQQQQQQQQQQQQQLLMQQQQQLMQQQQLQQQQQQQQQQQQQQQQQQQTLLPNTGLVEVWPAQTVPSSDGDNTESDTLVGVHTEEDGDPSLEKASLLDKKPSPEEDDVVCRDLESLSPREELEPAALSRKVSDVTSSGVQSFDEEEGEANN
- the FAM131B gene encoding protein FAM131B isoform X4, yielding MDSTSSLHGSSIHRPSTEQTRTDFSWDGINLSMEDTTSILPKLKRNSNAYGIGALAKSSFSGALGISRSMKDHVTKPTAMGSGRVAHMIEWQGWGQGSTTQQVHTHETIRKDADAYSDLSDGEKEARFLAGVMQQFAISEATLMAWSSMDGEDVSVNSTQENQAGNYSEVMENQDHVAQAQYDSWPHSYVSQGMYCLGSSDAWETSDQSLIASPAAGSYAGQNFEDSQPNLQESVLIQNNLIQQHQLLQQHQQQQLQQHQLLQQQQQQQQQQQQQLLMQQQQQLMQQQQLQQQQQQQQQQQQQQQQQQQTLLPNTGLVEVWPAQTVPSSDGDNTESDTLVGVHTEEDGDPSLEKASLLDKKPSPEEDDVVCRDLESLSPREELEPAALSRKVSDVTSSGVQSFDEEEGEANN